tgatAGGAATCTCGGGGTCAATTGCGAGAGACGGGCTCGAGACCGAACCTGTGTCTCGATCTCCTTCGTTGGCTGATGGATCTCCTCCTTCTGATCTCAATCACGCGGCGGATGTCCTCAGTAAGGAGTTAAAGAATGTGGGTCTGGATGAAGAGAAGATGATGAGTGTCCCTGGCGGTGTTGATTCGAAAGCcctagaggaggaggaggaggaagaagaagatggtgtgAGCGAGAATGAGAGTGAGGCGTTGTATCCGGTGAGGCCAGGAGCAGAGGATTGCGCGTTTTACATGAGAACTGGGAGCTGCAAATTCGGATCCACTTGCAAATTCAACCACCCTCTTCCAAATCCCACAAACATCCAAGTAAGTGAATATGCTTTGTCTTTACGTGAaagattgtttgtttttttttttttttttgattaatcttATGGAaggtttgtttattttaattagagcCACATGTGTATAGATACTTCTATATTATACTATCTGTGTGCTATGTGCTGGACCAAAAGGAGAAACCTTTTCTTAGTCTTTATCTTCTGTCTCTCATCTGTATATGCTTCTATTGGAACCAGGGGAAGATTTGCCTTTAAAGAAACATCATTATTTTAATCAGTGGCACATGTGTATAGagactagtatatatatatatatatatatatatatatatatatatattaatttgtgcTTCGTTGCTGGACCAAAAGGAGAAAGCTTTGTTTAGTGTTTATCTTATGTATATGCTTTTGGTTGAACCAGTTTTAAAATTCTGTTCTTGTTTCCCTTGTTTTGAAGATTGCTAGGGAGAGTAAAGTAAGAGAAAAGGAAGAGGATGCTGATAAAATGAGACTCATGGATTGCAAGGTTCCTTTTACCAATTACCATGCTCTCTTTTGTAATTATTATCTTCATGGCATAAACTGATACTCAGTTCTTGTATGCGGTTTGCAGTATTACTTCAGGACAGGAGGTTGCAAATATGGATTAACTTGTAGATTCAACCACACTAAACCAAACTCTGATGTGCCACCCTCTGCACCTGAGCTTAACTTCCTCGGCCTTCCCATCAGACCTGTAATTCCCCCATTTttaattcacttttttttttgttgctttaaGTTTTGTCAAATGCTATATAATCAAATCATATGCAAACAACCCAATTTTGCAGGGAGAGATAGAATGTCTTTTCTACATGCGCAATGGCTCCTGTAAGTTCGGAGCTGACTGCAAATTTAATCATCCTGATCCCACAACTCTTGGAGGAACCGACTCTCCGTCTTTTCATGGTAACAATGGTGGATCCGTCGGATCATTTTCCCCCAAAAGTACATTCCAACCAAGTTCAACCTCATGGTCTTCACCGAGGCATGCCAATGGCACAGCTCCTTTTATTCCATCCATGTTGTCTCAGAGTCGTGGAGCTTCATCCCAAGCTCCCGAGTGGATTGGCTATCAGGTAGTAAGTTGTGGATCTTAATAATAATGATCTATTGTctgaagtttatttattttttctttttttttgtatttgcctAGGCTACTTCTATGTATCCGTCAGAAAGGAGTGTGTTTTCTACTTCCACCACATACCTTATGAACAACTCAACAGCTGAAACAAGTATTTTCACACCatacaaatatcaaaaaccTGCTGAGGAGTTTCCAGAACGTCCTGACCAGCCTGATTGCAGTTATTATCTTAAAACTGGGGACTGTAAGTTCAAGTTCACTTGCAAATACAATCATCCTAAGAATCGATTGCCGAAACAGCCTCCTTTCGCTCTCAATGACAAGGGCCTTCCCCTTAGGCCTGTAAGTCCTTGTGCTTCTCTGTTCTTGTGTGTATTGGTATTAGAAAGTTGTTAGGCTTTGTAACCGATTGTCTAATCTCATTTGATGTTTGATGGACTCTTTTGGCTCTAGGATCAAGTCATCTGCACACATTACAGTCGCTACGGCATCTGCAAATTTGGTCCAGCTTGTAGGTTTGACCATTCCATCCAGCTCCCGGATTCGACAGGAAGCTCCCATGTTGTCGTAGAACCTCCTCAGGTCGGTGCTCATGGGAATGAAAGTGACGGTTGGAATTGATCACCAAGCTTCATGAGCTTACATAACTGATACATTTTGTCTTTATCgtgggtttttttttaaaaaaatttcgtCACAAACGTTTAGGTTAAAAAACTACACTCTCTGAACAATATCTATGTGGCAAGCCTATCCTCGGTGCATTTGACAGATTTTCACCAAAGAACTTTTGTAATCTATCCACCAcactaggcctgggcataatATCCGAaatccgaaatccgaaccgaatccatACCGAAAAATCCAATCCATATCCggtccgaaatgtaaaaaatatctgaatggaTCTTGaaggtggtacaaaacatatccgaacccgaagtgttattaaccaaaTCCGAACAggtaacccgaaaaaccgaaaaatccgaaacaatatccgaagaaaccgatcggaatgtccaaaataatatacaatataattatatgaaacatgaatatatacttcaaatattcaatttcatatttattttgatacgttatctaacaataagtatttaaaatttaaataactaccttgaatacttaattatatataaataaataagatatttcttatgttttacttttaaattttagattttatttcgggtatatccgaaccgatccgatataacccgaatccgaatgatatatgattactttatgggttttatgatgtgatacaaaaccgacccgaacccgatgtgttatatccgaacccgactcgttcttgcaaatttactagaatggAACCTAGGAGGTGTTATAAAAgagaaccgaaatccgaaaaacccgatcaacgggtacccgaacgcccaggcctacaCCACTCTCTACCTCTTGAGGTTATAAATGGAACCTGCCTGTTTTTTTCCATTGGTTCTTTATTCGTAACTGCGATCAGTTTTAAGTTTTGGAACCTGAGGACAGTTGATGTTTGTTTTTGCCGCAAAGGGGTTTGAGACGCAGGCTCTTGAGTATTCAGACATATAACATGACGTTTATGCAGTTTTGTATTACATGACTACTAAGGACATATCTCAATCTTTATATATTCGAACCAAGAACAATgtaaaactataatttatttttgtaccCCAAAAAAGTGaagcaagaagaagacaagTTTGCAACAGCTCACTGGTTCTGCTTCCTTATCATCGACTTCTTCAACCGAGTTAGCGGAAACAAAGCCATCCCTTCTGCAACACAGAGAAGAAGCTAATATCTGTGAGAAGCCTACTCTTTTGTCAAGATTTGGTTTTGGGGGTGGAAAGAAGAAGGTATACCTTTTCTCGTGGAGGTTGAGGATTACGTTTCTTCTGATGGTTGTTTTTACTCTGAGGCTCTGGACCTGTAACCAGACTCTCAGGTCCCGCGACAGCTGTTTTCTTGGTCTTCTTGTCGTCACGAGCCTGGTTGAAGATGACGGTGAACCCTTGTGCTGAGGCTGGATTAGTGGCGTCCCATTCCCCAAACTTTGGCAGTTGTCTTCCTTTGTTTCCCTAGAGAAACATATTTGTTCATCATCATAATTCCATATAAGAGTTTAAGTTATGAAGACAAAGAGATGGATATTGTTCTTACCGTGGCCATTTGTCCAAATTAGAACAGAGGATCTTGAATATGATAAGAGGAGAGAATATTGATGATGATATgggaagaggagatgaagttttaatataaaGGATGAGAAAGGAAGACCACGTCGTCGTTGAAACACATCAATCTCCTTTGGTTTCATACACCTTTTCTCCTTCCCGCGTCTTTCCCAACAGATAtacctaaaataaattaattagcaaattaaatatatatatatatatatatatatatatataaatatattggtGAACAAAGACTAAAAACGTGGAGTATAGGCAAATGTTCTCGTCTTCTCCACCAATTTCACTATGCATCAATGGTATTAGACCAACTTTCAACAGCCTTAGAAGAATTTTTCGAATCTGTATGGTTATAGTCTACTGCTATGTTTAATTAGTTTCTAGTAGTCTAGCTAAGGTCGTGTCAAAAGCCTGTATATTATAATCTACCTCTGTTATGGTGGGCTGCTACTATATGCCTTCTAGGATCGCAAATGGTTGGCGTtcgaataaataaataaaagcttcGTCAAGTCTGCAATGCCTTTTTATTAGTATAaaataattactttttttttttaaaagaaaaaaaattaaacccgAATCTATTAAAGATACAGACTTAATCCCTGGATGAGAAGTGCATCCCACTGATAGACCCATATCCGTATACGGTGACCAGAAAAATGTGACTTAATTTCGTATGACAGTTGGATCGAAATTGAAATGTGGTGAGATCCCAAGGCCTTCTTCTTACTATTTGCCCACGGATTCCCGATCTATAAAATAGTTACTTTTCAACTTAATACAAAGGCCCTTGCGATATTCAAATAATAACAGTGTAATCCAAATCTAAAAGCAATGTCCTCGAAGCCAAACTTTACTGACCGAGTAGATGATGAAACGGATACGACTATTGGATTGTGTTTATCTAGCCCCATACtgattattatacatatatattcaggaTCACGATAGTTAACTATAGAGTATAGACTATTATTACATAAATAGTTTTTCGAAAGCTGGTTTAGAGTCACATAAATAATTGCACACAGTATTTTCTTTAGAGttaagatttttgttttttaatcaaattcttTAGAGTTAAGATTTATAATACAAGAGTGGGACAGATCCTCTGGTCCAAAATAACCCAAGAGTGGGGcttaaaaaactaattaaaacttGAGAGCttaatttttgttaaagaaaaataattaataaaagaaaaaaaaacttaaagagTATTCATAGAGACTACCTATTATGGATTTGTATATAGAGTCGAAGAGTTTCCGAATTGGTCCTGCCATCAGCATGGCTGGCACTTCACAGCCATCTGTAAAACGTTTTGCCTTAGAGAATTCTATTCTGTcggatattttaaaatttattattttttaattaaattctttTACAAGGGATAATGTTAGATATCACCGTACTAAATGTTTTTTCGCCATACAGACataattttcttactaatatttattaataaatatattattaatttaaagatcAGCAAAATAATTTGTTGTCATATACTTACAAACTCTATAAGAAATTTAACATcaactatttatatatgatgCAGTTTTCACTAAaagcatatataaatatatatatatataaaaaaaattagaaacaatCATCTTATGTaaatattgtataaatatatttatctacattttttgttgtatttttttcattttaatttttttttttcatcaattaTGTTTATCAGAACATAGTTAATATAGATAATTACAATTTTCTAGACCACTGAATGAAGTTCTGAACTCAATATTTTActggatatataaatatacattcataaatttatttactgaaaaatattgatattatttaggataataatataatatacatgaatttttttttgtcaaaaactaattttccttttgaatatatgatataccatggatttgacccattttcatccatggtatataagtgttttactatctatatattatatattctatcctattaggtatgttttcaggttcaggagtatctcggagtaaagtgatgattatggaaaatttaggagcttaaaagagatttcatccgagctgaccattagaggtcgatacgaagaagaagcaatcgttcgatgcacatccagtgccgtcgatcgatacagaagagaagcctcgacgattgaagattatgatcgatcgatgtacatcctgtaccatcgatcgatgtcgagacgcgataTGCGCAACTTGGTTCCAgtcgactttaaacccaaggcttcaccaaattacaagattacccctgacgagtttttaacctaatagttatatacttaactAAGTGTTATGAGGCAAGAGAGTTTttggccaccattgtattcttattttcagcagagagttgtaggagagaaaatcatagagagatttgtgattggaactccattgattcatatatttcattctatgcagtttttatctatattttgtgtcatgaatagcttagctatgtctgagtagtttacttgttagattcagggttcaaataggttagagagATTAGctccaactatagatttgctaagttatgatattcaatgattgattgttcattaatgcttgttttagccttgctaactagaacatgaacctaggaattagcatgagtcaaacatctttgaccatcatgtcctgaatctaatctgtcatgctaggcatgctagagagatgctaaccgctgatctaggagaccagtgagcattatcaacatgcgcctagggcttagctagaagcatcgatcgatattgtcttctgacaatcgatcgatattgcgaaaTATCGATTGAttgacactttcttgtgatcaaaagacgacagttgagatccaaaatctagttagttaaccagtgaaacattgtcatcgctgatcactgtgattaaggagttgagctctaatatatcatgcatgcaactgttaagcatctataggattataatctccaacacctgaatagaaaccatgcatctaatatcttccaataagttacacccccaatcatcttgttagtcgagcaatagacttgctcaattacgattgctatttacttttaaaccataaaacaataaacagttagaattaataatttgactaaatttaataggttccctagctccttgtgaattcgatccctaagtactgcaactgaacctcttatttgagagtaATTCATTCTTTAagataatttgagtggtatcaatatatttattatagttaATTCAAGTTTAATGGTTAGTTATGTAAAAATTATTCTAactattcattaagggtaacaacaatattaatttgtCTAACTTTTAACCCGAAAACTCGAATGCGAAAAATCATGTCGCAAATTTTTCGTTTTGCTAGACTCTTCCaaattattttcatgttattaaaaaatttctGTATGAACTAATTAACGAAGCTACTATATATTATGAATCTATGAtgtccatttatatttttttatcaaaacttgaaaaaatctcatgttgtatatatatatatatatacacgtgaGAAAATGGTCTTAACCACTTATAAAGTATATTGATTAGATGTATACTCGATATGAAATGAAAgtcatttataattatatattctacTGAAactcataattaaaataaaaattcaaatatgcaataaatgatgttaaaaacaataaccattGTAAAACACGATAAACAGCGACAgatccaaaataaaattatatatttacataatacTGATGATATATGGGTCACCAAATATTTAGAGGTTGAGGTAGTGTTAAAGTCAATGGCATCTGATATGCCAACACATGTCATGTCTTGTTTTCGATTGCCAAAAACAGTCacaagaaaattaaaaagtgCAATCGCACACTTTGGTGTAGTAGTGGGAATAATAAAGGTATCCACTAGTTTTCTTGGGATACATGTGTACGTATAAATAGGATGGAGACATATGTTTTCGAGATTTACAAAACTTTGCTACTGCTCTCTTAGCAAACGGTTATGGAGGCTAACTGATAAACCAGAATCATTATTCACCAAAAAATTTAAAGGAAGATATTATTCGAAAACTGGATCCTCTTGATCCAATAAAATCTTATTCTCCATCTTATGCATGGAAGCACTACCTTAACTCGATATCTGGTTAAGAAAGGGCTAATCGAAAGAgagaacataaaaatatatttctatatgGAATGATCTTTGGATCTCTATTCCTCGTCCGAAATCAGCAttacaaaaatatcaaattcaaTTTCTGAACCTTCTACTGAGAGTAGAAAATTTAACCAttcaattgatttttttcatggATTGAGGATCTAATTAAGGTATACAAACATCCTGATGATGTAAAGATTATTATGAGTATACCGGTTAGTCGGTCATCCAAACACCAGATACGTATGAATGGAATCCCACAGTTACAGGAAGGTATGTGGTCAAATCGGGGTACAAAATGGAAAATCACAACTGGACGTGCGATTAACATCTGAAGTTTTTTAGTCCTGACACGAAACCCCTACTAGCATTTACATGGACTTTACAATGTCCTCCAAAATTAAGACAATTTGTTTGGCAAGCAATATATGGGTATGTACCAGTCACAAAAAACTTACAGACTTCTGACATTAAATGTGATTCACAATGTATAATTTTTGTAGTGGAAGAGGAATCTATAAATCATGTTTGTTTTGAATGCCCACGAGCTGTAAAAATGTGGGCATTTTCAAAAATTCCATCGAACCCAAAGATTTTTCCAAGAGCTTCGATCAATACAAATACTGATTATTTGTTTTGGCGATTGCCTAAGGAGTCGGATTTTGGAAATTTCTCTTGGATAATGTTGTATATATGGAAAAATAGGAATGACAACATTTTcaagataaaaaagaaaatcaagaggAGATATTACAGATAGCGAACATTAAAGGAGATTCATAGACATAGACAAAAATCGGACACAGTTGTTTCCCACCGAGATGTGACACAGTAATCCTTGAGTATGGGGGAAGATAGATGGTGTTTTGTTGATGGCACTGCGAAAGAACATGATAAATTTACAAGACAAGGATGATTCTGCAGAAAGGAGTCCTTAACTGAAAAAATGATGGGAGCTATGAACATCCAACGAAGCTTGTCACCTTTACATGATGAATGTGAAGCTCTGATCTTGGAAATGGAATGCATGAAGACCCTATCATACAAGGAGATGGTGTTTACAAttgattgttctcaattggtaaaAATGGTGTCTGTACCGAAAGAACGCATTTGGAAGAATTTCATCTATGTAAGGAATTTTTCACTCACTTCAGCATTCTACATATCCCGAGGGAAAATAACACAATGGCTGACAAGCTTGCATAAGGTTCTCAGACTCAGTCTTCtgctatggtttatgttgattCGATTTCATTGATTGGTTCTCAGACTCGGGATCTTCTTAGTTTAGTATAGcctatggtaaaaaaaaaactataactaTAAAAATGTAAACACCGCATAACACAAGTGACCAACCACTAGTAAAAATCTtatgatataataaaatagtaattaaataaaaattacaagtcagctacatttttattttattaccggtaatttttagataatttttattatattttctggtgtttttacatttttaatttatacatatataatgttgatgttaaaaacacatcaaactcatatatttacaaaataaaaatgctaattttgaaaattttaagttattaatttttagataatattataaaattttgatttttgttgattttttagatttttaatggtaaaacccctcaattatgtttatttaatgtagaaacccgtaaactaaagatttaccggtaataatggtaattatgacctgatagaatttaattcattaaataaagttagtttggaagttttttcgttaaatatttagattgaggtttttacccaaaacaaaggGTGACATAGGAATTTAATGGGAATAATCAATTCCTACTCATGCCTTAAAAATTACATTATTTATGGAGAATTTCTGCTGCGTTTGATTCTTTGTCATTCCTTGAATTTTAAGGATTGATATGgaacaaaaagaataaatattcattttcattctttttattttgttcatatTCATTCATTTCCTATTCGTTCTCATTCTTATTCCTATTCTTATTCCTATTCTAATGGTCACCGACTAGAACTTTAGTTGAGTGGTTTCAACTTTAAAAAtcctatataaaatatacaacttTCCAGccagtttttaaaacatatctAGTTACTCGGTTGGTTAAATCTAGATTCGAATCTCTAAACAACTTATTGAACcatttattttttgtacaaagcctttacatttttttgtacTTCCAGCCCAAATTATTTTAGACTTTGTCAGGGCCGGGATAGTTACAGTAATCATATATACTTGCTTTTGTTGCATTATAGTTTTCCTAATTTTTTCTGTTCGGGTTAGAATCTCTCGTTGTAGTTTTACTTTATTTCATTGtagttttatttctattttttcatatattttttttgtatatctatGTCTTTATAAGAagaaaatttggt
The window above is part of the Brassica napus cultivar Da-Ae chromosome C8, Da-Ae, whole genome shotgun sequence genome. Proteins encoded here:
- the LOC106428667 gene encoding zinc finger CCCH domain-containing protein 43; its protein translation is MIGISGSIARDGLETEPVSRSPSLADGSPPSDLNHAADVLSKELKNVGLDEEKMMSVPGGVDSKALEEEEEEEEDGVSENESEALYPVRPGAEDCAFYMRTGSCKFGSTCKFNHPLPNPTNIQIARESKVREKEEDADKMRLMDCKYYFRTGGCKYGLTCRFNHTKPNSDVPPSAPELNFLGLPIRPGEIECLFYMRNGSCKFGADCKFNHPDPTTLGGTDSPSFHGNNGGSVGSFSPKSTFQPSSTSWSSPRHANGTAPFIPSMLSQSRGASSQAPEWIGYQATSMYPSERSVFSTSTTYLMNNSTAETSIFTPYKYQKPAEEFPERPDQPDCSYYLKTGDCKFKFTCKYNHPKNRLPKQPPFALNDKGLPLRPDQVICTHYSRYGICKFGPACRFDHSIQLPDSTGSSHVVVEPPQVGAHGNESDGWN
- the LOC106428655 gene encoding protein NOI4-like: MATGNKGRQLPKFGEWDATNPASAQGFTVIFNQARDDKKTKKTAVAGPESLVTGPEPQSKNNHQKKRNPQPPREKKGWLCFR